From the genome of Syntrophales bacterium, one region includes:
- a CDS encoding autotransporter assembly complex protein TamA, which produces MAKYRSFYTLILVMVLLLFSAPLFAGEPLTVAIEGIEGDVLKNVTAALALPEGFVEEGVVEPLLLKRFGEQAERKVQTALEPFGYYHAAITVRSEETAPGEFLLRVSVTPGEPVRLTEVSVVLHGPGATEVSLQELAALFPLAKGDVLLQHYYEDAKEKLFSKAQELGYLDAAFSVHEILVAQDALSAQIKLELETGSLYYFGSARIEGAPGYPEAFLRRYLAFRPGDLFSYERIGETQLNFINSERFREVNILPQKGEAAGSRVPVLVSLKPGASRTLRQGIGYGTDTGGRFSLRYRDLNILNLGHELQANLYVSEFLQGLSTGYIIPDKVDINSYNAVQLNLQREDVSTYRSEFAALEFDKTHSLTKKMLVTGYLKFQQENYKIGLQDSNARLVMPGVRFSGNFYDSVSHPEKGFHYALEVRGTEQWLGSSMGLLQIISEGGFILPLPWRLFFHTRGKAGISLLRDPLSDLPPSLRFFAGGDQSVRGYAYQSLGPTDASGQVVGGKNLLYGSLEAERRIGDNWGASVFYDTGNAFDSFSNLQMAQGAGVGVHYYTLVGALNLSVARQLNVDDPGMRIHFTVGIGF; this is translated from the coding sequence ATGGCAAAATACCGGTCTTTCTATACTCTAATCTTGGTCATGGTCCTGCTCCTGTTTTCGGCGCCTCTTTTTGCCGGCGAACCTCTGACGGTTGCCATCGAGGGGATCGAGGGGGATGTTCTCAAAAACGTGACAGCCGCCCTTGCCCTTCCGGAAGGCTTTGTCGAAGAGGGGGTGGTTGAGCCACTTTTGCTCAAACGTTTTGGAGAGCAGGCGGAGCGCAAGGTCCAAACGGCACTGGAACCCTTCGGATATTACCATGCCGCGATAACTGTCCGGAGCGAAGAGACGGCCCCGGGGGAGTTTTTACTCAGGGTAAGCGTGACTCCGGGAGAGCCGGTGCGTCTGACGGAGGTGTCGGTCGTCCTGCATGGTCCGGGGGCGACCGAAGTTTCGCTGCAGGAGTTGGCCGCCTTGTTCCCTCTGGCGAAAGGGGATGTGCTGCTTCAGCATTACTACGAAGACGCCAAAGAGAAGCTGTTCTCGAAAGCTCAGGAGCTGGGATATCTGGATGCGGCCTTTTCCGTCCATGAGATTCTTGTTGCCCAGGATGCCTTGAGCGCACAGATAAAGTTAGAACTGGAAACGGGGAGCCTTTATTATTTCGGTAGTGCAAGAATAGAAGGCGCCCCGGGCTATCCGGAGGCGTTTTTGCGTCGTTATCTGGCGTTCAGGCCGGGCGATCTGTTTTCCTACGAACGGATAGGCGAGACGCAGCTCAATTTCATCAACTCCGAGCGTTTCCGGGAGGTAAATATCCTGCCGCAGAAAGGGGAGGCAGCGGGGTCAAGGGTTCCGGTGCTTGTTTCGCTAAAGCCGGGGGCAAGCAGGACTCTTCGCCAGGGCATAGGTTACGGCACGGACACGGGGGGGAGATTCAGTTTGCGTTACCGTGATCTGAACATCCTTAATCTCGGTCATGAATTGCAGGCAAATTTGTATGTTTCCGAGTTTCTGCAGGGCCTGTCAACGGGGTACATCATTCCGGACAAGGTCGATATCAATAGTTACAACGCAGTGCAGTTGAACCTGCAGCGGGAGGACGTTTCCACGTACAGGAGCGAATTTGCCGCCCTTGAGTTTGATAAGACCCACAGTCTGACAAAAAAAATGCTCGTGACCGGGTATCTTAAATTTCAGCAGGAGAACTATAAAATAGGGCTTCAGGATTCGAATGCCCGCCTCGTTATGCCCGGAGTGCGTTTTTCGGGGAATTTTTACGACAGCGTCTCGCATCCGGAGAAGGGTTTTCATTATGCACTGGAGGTGCGCGGTACGGAACAATGGCTGGGTTCAAGCATGGGCTTGCTGCAGATCATCTCCGAAGGGGGTTTTATTTTACCATTGCCGTGGCGGTTGTTTTTCCATACGCGGGGGAAGGCGGGGATTTCGCTTTTGCGCGATCCTTTGAGCGATTTGCCCCCGTCGCTGCGTTTTTTCGCCGGTGGGGATCAGAGCGTGCGCGGTTACGCCTACCAGTCGCTTGGTCCCACGGATGCAAGCGGCCAGGTTGTCGGCGGCAAAAATCTGCTTTACGGCAGCCTGGAGGCTGAAAGGCGGATAGGGGACAACTGGGGCGCTTCCGTTTTTTACGATACAGGGAACGCCTTTGATTCATTCAGTAATTTACAAATGGCCCAGGGAGCCGGGGTCGGCGTGCACTACTACACGCTGGTCGGGGCGCTGAATCTTTCTGTAGCCCGTCAGCTTAACGTGGATGATCCCGGGATGCGCATCCATTTCACCGTTGGTATCGGATTTTGA
- a CDS encoding translocation/assembly module TamB domain-containing protein produces MKRLAIYGAIILVFAALITAGWRGASWLLYTEEGARWALASISRHTSLQISARKIEGRLIDHLRLEDLHLTIEPFAVDLQSMEYHLQPRRLLSGMAALESLTLTGVRVQDNSVEKQAPDLSWPKVSGIMSVLDVSVKKLQIDDISYSAPSRGLLLKDMSVESSVLWRHRNLTISDLILKTPYGSGRGEAIAGFYQPSLRFDLDFASPRQFAAMNVFSAHGLFKPGSRPEQLAGNISLSGSSGGVRRLELAGDVGMTLKSFNLRNFRLSWFDGKGAITGGGSVLLTADAPVFSLKLLLADVDLATALKIPTNIKGSITLDGTPARYHGAFTLENNKQGWQKAVATGEYRGSERALEVNAVSAALLAGNVQGKAAMDWQQGFHLKGSLRGKDLDPAGFNADWEGLINFDLAGDVAWENDGKPRGSLKGRLRESRLQNQLLQGEVKARFGAGDINVEKLTLKGSGFTVRGSGSIADKLNFAAKIDDLGQLVPGAAGKLDLNGHVRYSDSQLSGAATGRGRKISFGEVKIEKAELDGYLGSKKEAPLFLNASMKNIVYKDLHIDSGTLKVDGAVSRHEIAASLKMKKTVLLASLTGGLHDRLWQGRVESIAGRDEVGAWKLIQPASVAVSSRKITISPVILTGDEQERIEIKGEFTKEPSGGFFGAVWTGLNVKHFGFLLPKELKKEFKYGGLITGKMNGKILADGHLETAGQASVAAGTIKWQQKAETLDLHFPLAEFAWSSRGIQGRPTSVHLTGLAEATGSVTIEGTQFRVPKGSARFNGSEQGINASVEISPEGGGLLSADFSATAPFNFSLPETGEFKAQWTDINSEFFRFLLPENVNLAGILAGTANGNLLSGRRLSLRGAASLSPPVGASEGKISYRKKDGEINANFRSASLSWDWQEKTLNGNLSARLVDYGNLKGSFRLPVEAALPAAFDKKGPLFVSLNGRFKEKGLLSFQFPGLIKESHGEIDANVVVEGSWENPLSRGRVTVAKAGAYLPSAGIDVKDVNLSLGLENNLVRVESFYAKSGSGIIKGKGLIRIAGRRVVGYEGSLEGNDFQVVYTPELQVRAAPSLTFSGTPEKLTIRGEVKLPELLIFGPPAGNFILPSSDVVFAGKQQSEGKTFMPVFDAKVRLTLGDRALVRMKGIDAKLAGSIDLEFQRLEAITSRGEIRVVEGSYKTYGVSLQIVRGRLFYDGGPINQPALDILALRSVVDVKAGVTIGGLLRTPVIKLYSEPAMSDVDILSYVVFGHPLSSRSNAEQIGVLAQAAGLLLSRGKASGIQDKLKKQFGLSTLDIQSKNSGLAGSIGYKKINGGILPAGDGSGKVNDAADTIVAVGKYLTPQLYLSYGRSLFTGNNIFSLRYSISERWQIETVTGTESGADLYYKIDFK; encoded by the coding sequence TTGAAGCGATTAGCCATTTATGGAGCGATAATTCTTGTCTTCGCGGCGCTGATAACCGCCGGATGGCGGGGTGCGTCGTGGCTTCTTTACACGGAGGAGGGCGCCCGCTGGGCGCTGGCTTCCATCTCCCGCCACACTTCGTTGCAGATATCAGCCCGGAAAATAGAGGGGAGGCTCATTGATCATCTGCGTCTCGAAGATCTGCATCTGACCATCGAGCCGTTTGCAGTCGATCTCCAGAGCATGGAGTACCATCTTCAGCCCCGGAGGCTTTTGTCGGGGATGGCGGCGCTGGAAAGCCTGACGCTGACCGGGGTGCGAGTGCAGGATAACAGTGTCGAAAAGCAGGCGCCGGATCTGTCATGGCCGAAGGTTTCCGGGATTATGTCGGTATTGGATGTTTCCGTTAAGAAGCTGCAAATTGACGATATTTCATATTCTGCTCCCTCCCGAGGTCTGCTGCTGAAGGACATGTCGGTTGAGAGTTCGGTGTTGTGGCGCCACCGCAACCTGACAATCAGCGATCTCATCCTTAAAACCCCGTACGGGAGCGGCAGGGGAGAGGCAATAGCGGGATTTTACCAGCCATCCCTGCGTTTTGACCTTGATTTTGCGTCGCCGCGGCAATTCGCCGCGATGAATGTCTTTTCCGCTCATGGCCTTTTTAAGCCGGGGAGCCGTCCGGAGCAGCTTGCGGGGAATATTTCCCTTTCGGGTTCTTCAGGGGGCGTCAGGCGCCTGGAGCTGGCCGGAGATGTCGGGATGACCTTGAAATCGTTTAATTTGAGGAATTTTCGGCTTAGCTGGTTCGACGGGAAAGGCGCGATCACCGGCGGGGGAAGCGTTCTGTTGACTGCCGATGCGCCCGTATTTTCGCTCAAATTGTTACTGGCCGATGTTGATCTGGCCACCGCGCTAAAAATTCCCACGAACATTAAAGGGTCGATTACGCTGGACGGAACCCCTGCGCGTTACCACGGCGCTTTTACCCTCGAAAACAATAAACAGGGATGGCAAAAAGCTGTGGCAACAGGGGAGTACCGGGGAAGTGAGCGGGCGCTTGAGGTAAATGCAGTATCCGCCGCCCTTTTGGCCGGCAATGTTCAGGGAAAGGCGGCAATGGACTGGCAGCAGGGGTTTCACCTGAAAGGGTCCCTGCGCGGCAAAGACCTCGATCCGGCTGGTTTCAATGCGGACTGGGAGGGACTGATAAACTTTGATCTTGCCGGCGATGTAGCGTGGGAAAATGACGGCAAGCCAAGGGGCTCGCTGAAGGGCAGGCTTCGGGAAAGCCGCCTGCAGAATCAGCTTTTGCAGGGAGAGGTCAAGGCGCGCTTCGGAGCTGGCGATATCAATGTAGAAAAACTGACTCTGAAGGGGAGCGGTTTTACCGTCAGGGGTTCGGGTTCAATTGCTGACAAACTGAATTTCGCAGCCAAGATAGACGATTTGGGGCAGCTTGTCCCCGGGGCGGCGGGAAAGCTTGACCTCAATGGCCACGTTCGTTACTCTGACAGCCAACTGTCCGGCGCGGCAACGGGCAGAGGCCGGAAGATCAGCTTTGGTGAAGTCAAAATCGAAAAAGCGGAGCTGGATGGCTATCTGGGGAGTAAAAAGGAAGCCCCGCTTTTTCTGAACGCCAGTATGAAAAATATTGTCTATAAAGATTTGCATATTGATTCCGGCACGTTGAAGGTGGATGGCGCCGTCTCTCGTCATGAAATAGCCGCGTCGCTCAAAATGAAAAAAACAGTGCTGCTGGCTTCTTTAACGGGGGGGCTGCATGACCGGCTGTGGCAGGGAAGAGTTGAGAGCATTGCAGGCCGGGATGAGGTCGGAGCGTGGAAACTCATCCAGCCTGCTTCCGTGGCCGTGAGCTCTCGAAAAATCACAATTTCCCCGGTAATTTTAACGGGTGACGAACAAGAACGGATCGAAATTAAAGGCGAATTCACCAAAGAGCCGAGTGGGGGCTTTTTCGGCGCCGTTTGGACAGGGTTGAACGTTAAACATTTTGGTTTTCTGCTGCCAAAGGAGCTTAAAAAGGAATTTAAGTATGGCGGATTAATCACCGGAAAAATGAACGGAAAAATCCTTGCCGATGGGCATCTCGAGACAGCCGGACAGGCATCCGTCGCCGCAGGAACGATAAAGTGGCAGCAAAAAGCGGAGACCCTTGACCTTCATTTTCCGCTGGCGGAGTTTGCGTGGAGCAGCCGAGGGATCCAGGGCCGACCGACTTCGGTTCATCTGACCGGCCTTGCTGAAGCAACAGGAAGCGTCACCATAGAGGGAACACAATTCAGAGTACCAAAGGGTTCTGCCCGTTTCAATGGAAGCGAGCAGGGGATAAACGCATCAGTGGAAATTTCTCCGGAAGGCGGTGGACTTTTAAGCGCCGATTTTTCAGCGACGGCGCCGTTTAATTTTTCGTTGCCGGAGACAGGCGAATTTAAGGCGCAATGGACTGATATAAATTCTGAATTTTTTCGTTTTTTACTGCCGGAAAACGTGAACCTGGCGGGAATCCTGGCGGGAACTGCGAACGGCAATCTTCTTTCGGGGAGACGCTTATCTTTAAGAGGCGCCGCCTCTCTGTCTCCGCCCGTCGGCGCAAGTGAGGGCAAAATCAGTTATCGGAAGAAGGATGGGGAGATAAACGCGAATTTTCGCTCTGCCTCCTTATCATGGGATTGGCAGGAAAAGACGCTGAACGGCAATCTCTCCGCGCGACTTGTTGATTATGGGAATCTGAAGGGGAGCTTCCGCCTGCCGGTTGAGGCCGCGCTGCCGGCAGCTTTCGATAAAAAGGGACCGCTTTTTGTTTCTCTGAACGGCAGATTCAAGGAAAAGGGATTGTTGTCATTCCAGTTTCCGGGATTGATAAAAGAAAGCCATGGCGAGATAGACGCAAACGTGGTTGTCGAGGGGAGCTGGGAAAATCCGCTCAGCCGCGGGCGGGTGACCGTGGCCAAGGCCGGGGCTTACCTTCCCTCGGCGGGTATTGACGTTAAAGATGTCAATCTTTCTCTGGGCCTGGAAAATAATCTTGTCCGGGTAGAGTCGTTTTACGCCAAGTCTGGATCTGGCATAATCAAAGGGAAAGGCCTCATCAGAATTGCCGGGCGGCGTGTGGTCGGCTATGAGGGATCCCTCGAGGGAAACGATTTTCAGGTTGTCTATACCCCGGAACTGCAGGTGCGGGCCGCACCGAGCCTGACTTTCAGCGGCACTCCGGAAAAGCTGACTATCAGGGGCGAAGTGAAACTTCCTGAATTGCTAATTTTCGGCCCGCCGGCGGGAAATTTCATCCTGCCGAGTTCCGATGTTGTCTTTGCCGGAAAGCAACAAAGCGAGGGGAAAACCTTCATGCCGGTTTTTGATGCAAAGGTGCGTCTGACGCTGGGCGACCGTGCGCTGGTCAGGATGAAGGGAATAGATGCTAAGCTGGCCGGCAGCATCGATCTGGAATTTCAGAGACTTGAAGCAATCACCAGCAGAGGCGAGATCCGAGTGGTTGAGGGGAGTTATAAGACCTATGGCGTGTCTTTGCAGATCGTGCGGGGACGTCTTTTCTATGACGGGGGACCGATAAATCAACCGGCGCTTGATATTCTTGCTCTTCGTTCGGTAGTGGATGTAAAGGCGGGCGTTACGATCGGGGGGCTCTTGAGGACGCCGGTGATCAAGCTATATTCGGAACCGGCCATGTCCGACGTCGATATCCTCTCCTATGTCGTTTTCGGCCATCCGCTTTCCAGCCGAAGTAATGCCGAGCAGATCGGCGTGTTGGCGCAGGCTGCCGGTTTGCTTCTTTCCCGGGGAAAGGCCTCGGGCATCCAGGATAAACTGAAAAAACAATTCGGTTTGAGCACCCTTGATATACAGTCTAAAAACAGTGGACTGGCGGGGAGCATTGGTTATAAAAAAATAAACGGGGGTATTCTGCCTGCCGGGGATGGGTCAGGCAAGGTCAACGATGCCGCCGACACCATTGTTGCCGTAGGGAAGTATCTTACGCCCCAGTTGTATTTGAGCTATGGAAGGTCGCTGTTCACCGGCAACAATATTTTCAGCCTCCGTTACAGCATCAGCGAAAGATGGCAGATCGAGACGGTAACGGGAACCGAAAGCGGCGCTGATCTCTATTACAAGATAGATTTCAAATGA
- a CDS encoding integron integrase, translating into MQEKIREILRIKHYAYSTERTYIDWFLRFHAYLTSVKNKDWQTLGADETDVRDYLSHLAIKQRVSSSTQNQAFNALLFLFREVLKIDLHDLNKTVRAKRGPKLPTVLTENEVRGLLEHLTGKELLLVHILYGTGMRLMEVARLRVQDVDFGLNSIIVRAGKGDKDRMTILPDAVKNKLIEHLEAVKKTHEQDLAKGFGEAHLPDALAQKYPNAGREWRWQYVFPAMSLSVDPRSGKVRRHHISPSSIQKIVTDAVRKAGIPKHATVHTLRHSFATHLLMNGVNIREVQELLGHKNVETTMIYTHVLRNMSKAPKSPLDTLLMQKEKQ; encoded by the coding sequence ATGCAGGAAAAAATTCGTGAAATATTGCGCATCAAGCATTATGCTTACAGCACGGAAAGGACTTACATAGACTGGTTTCTGCGCTTTCATGCCTACCTGACCAGTGTAAAAAATAAGGATTGGCAAACCCTGGGCGCTGATGAAACGGATGTCCGGGATTATCTCAGCCACCTGGCGATCAAGCAGCGGGTGTCGTCTTCCACTCAGAATCAGGCCTTCAACGCGCTGTTGTTTTTGTTTCGAGAGGTTCTCAAGATCGATCTGCATGATCTCAATAAAACCGTTCGGGCCAAAAGGGGGCCCAAGCTTCCTACCGTACTGACAGAAAACGAAGTACGCGGTCTGCTTGAGCATTTAACCGGCAAGGAACTTCTTTTGGTTCATATCCTCTACGGCACGGGCATGCGGCTGATGGAAGTGGCCCGGCTGCGGGTGCAGGATGTTGATTTTGGATTGAATTCCATTATTGTCCGGGCAGGGAAGGGCGATAAGGATAGAATGACGATTCTTCCGGATGCGGTTAAAAATAAACTCATAGAGCATCTGGAGGCCGTCAAAAAAACCCACGAACAGGATTTAGCGAAAGGATTTGGCGAGGCCCATCTGCCCGATGCCCTCGCCCAAAAATATCCGAATGCAGGCAGGGAATGGCGCTGGCAGTATGTCTTTCCCGCCATGTCTCTATCCGTTGATCCGCGCTCCGGCAAGGTACGCCGCCATCATATCAGCCCCAGCTCCATTCAGAAAATTGTGACAGACGCGGTAAGGAAGGCCGGCATTCCCAAGCACGCCACTGTCCATACCCTGCGTCACAGTTTTGCGACTCATTTGCTGATGAACGGTGTGAATATCAGGGAAGTCCAGGAATTGCTCGGCCACAAAAATGTTGAAACAACGATGATCTATACGCACGTTCTCAGAAACATGTCGAAAGCGCCAAAGAGCCCGCTGGATACGCTGCTTATGCAGAAAGAAAAGCAGTGA
- the pgm gene encoding phosphoglucomutase (alpha-D-glucose-1,6-bisphosphate-dependent) gives MSVHELAGKIAPRAILANIPRLVASYYTGEPDVSDPAERVVFGTSGHRGSSLKNSFNEGHITAICKSICEYRKEKGIKGPLFIGMDTHALSEPALMTALEVFAAGRVTVMVQRNFRYTPTPVISHAILTYNRGRKNGFADGVIISPSHNPPEDGGIKYNPPSGGPADTGATAIVEKRANDLLAAGVRKIRRMPLARALNSGYIREYDYVQPYISDLADVVDMDAIRNSGIRIGVDPLGGAGVDFWAPLAELYGLSLQVVNTLVDPTFSFMTVDKDGKIRMDCSSPYAMESLVGLKDRFDIAFGNDTDADRHGIVTKSAGLMNPNHFLAAAVWFLFGNRPRWKKDAAIGKTIVTTAIIDRLAAALGRRVCEVPVGFKWFVEGLLSGDYGFGGEESAGASFLRKDGAVWTTDKDGIIMGLLAAEMTAKTGKDPAELYRDLENRFGAAFSTRIDAPATAAQKKALKNLSPEAVSAKELAGEPILARLTRAPGNEAEIGGLKVVAANGWFAARPSGTEDIYKIYAESFVSDKHLDRLVKEAAAIVDGAFKQA, from the coding sequence GTGAGTGTTCATGAACTTGCCGGCAAGATTGCGCCGAGAGCGATTCTTGCCAATATTCCGCGCCTTGTCGCGTCTTACTACACCGGTGAGCCGGATGTATCCGATCCCGCCGAGCGGGTGGTCTTTGGCACCTCCGGCCATCGGGGTTCATCTTTAAAAAACAGTTTCAATGAGGGACACATAACCGCGATATGTAAGTCTATTTGCGAATACCGGAAGGAAAAAGGGATAAAAGGGCCGCTTTTCATCGGCATGGACACCCACGCCCTTTCCGAACCGGCGCTGATGACCGCGCTCGAGGTTTTCGCGGCGGGCAGGGTGACCGTCATGGTGCAGCGCAATTTCCGCTACACGCCGACCCCCGTGATTTCGCACGCCATTCTTACGTACAATCGCGGCAGGAAAAACGGGTTTGCCGACGGCGTGATCATCTCCCCCTCCCATAACCCCCCGGAAGACGGCGGAATAAAATATAACCCTCCGAGTGGCGGACCGGCGGATACAGGAGCGACGGCGATTGTTGAAAAAAGGGCTAATGACCTGCTGGCTGCGGGCGTCCGCAAAATTCGCAGAATGCCGCTGGCAAGGGCGTTGAATTCAGGCTATATCCGTGAATATGACTACGTGCAGCCATACATCAGCGATCTCGCTGATGTTGTTGATATGGACGCAATCAGAAATTCCGGCATCCGGATAGGGGTGGATCCGCTTGGTGGCGCGGGGGTTGATTTCTGGGCGCCGCTTGCCGAACTCTATGGGCTTTCTCTTCAGGTGGTAAACACGCTCGTCGATCCGACCTTTTCGTTCATGACGGTGGATAAGGACGGCAAGATCCGGATGGACTGCTCATCGCCCTACGCGATGGAGAGCCTGGTTGGGCTGAAGGATCGCTTTGATATCGCCTTCGGCAACGACACCGACGCCGACCGGCACGGGATCGTAACAAAAAGCGCAGGGTTGATGAATCCCAATCACTTTCTGGCCGCCGCCGTCTGGTTTCTCTTCGGAAACCGCCCCCGCTGGAAAAAGGATGCGGCAATCGGAAAAACGATCGTTACGACCGCGATAATAGACCGTCTTGCCGCGGCTCTCGGAAGAAGGGTTTGCGAGGTTCCCGTCGGTTTCAAATGGTTTGTGGAGGGGCTCCTGAGCGGCGACTATGGCTTTGGCGGCGAGGAAAGCGCGGGGGCCTCGTTTCTCAGAAAAGACGGCGCCGTCTGGACGACCGACAAGGACGGGATCATCATGGGTCTTTTGGCAGCGGAAATGACGGCAAAAACCGGAAAAGATCCGGCAGAGCTCTACCGTGATCTGGAAAATCGGTTCGGCGCCGCTTTTTCAACGAGGATTGATGCCCCGGCAACGGCGGCGCAGAAAAAGGCGCTGAAAAATCTTTCCCCGGAGGCAGTATCGGCAAAGGAGCTTGCCGGCGAGCCGATTCTGGCCCGTCTTACCCGGGCGCCGGGAAACGAGGCCGAGATCGGGGGGCTGAAGGTTGTCGCCGCCAACGGCTGGTTCGCCGCCAGGCCGTCGGGGACCGAGGATATCTACAAGATCTACGCCGAGAGTTTTGTCAGCGATAAGCATCTCGACAGGCTCGTGAAAGAGGCTGCGGCTATCGTGGATGGCGCCTTTAAACAGGCATAG
- a CDS encoding bacteriohemerythrin, protein MALIDWSDSLSVNVAEIDQQHKKLIAIINELNDAMRIGAGKDVLGKIVNSLISYAAIHFKTEEKYFAQFGYPDTDNHKKEHVAFVQKVADFKDGFEKRKLSLTIEVMNFLSDWLKNHIMKTDKKYAQFFNEKGLK, encoded by the coding sequence ATGGCCCTGATTGATTGGAGTGACAGTCTTAGTGTAAATGTGGCAGAGATTGACCAACAGCACAAAAAACTCATAGCTATAATCAATGAGCTGAATGATGCTATGAGGATAGGGGCAGGAAAAGATGTTTTGGGAAAAATCGTGAATAGTTTAATCAGCTATGCTGCAATACATTTTAAAACAGAAGAGAAATATTTCGCCCAATTTGGATATCCAGATACAGATAATCACAAAAAAGAGCATGTTGCCTTTGTCCAAAAAGTTGCAGACTTCAAAGATGGGTTTGAAAAAAGGAAGCTATCTTTAACCATCGAAGTGATGAACTTCTTGAGTGATTGGCTGAAAAATCACATTATGAAAACTGACAAAAAATATGCTCAATTCTTTAACGAGAAGGGATTGAAGTAG